The region ATCTTGCTAATTTTTTGCCCCAATGACTTTGATCAACTTGGCTGGATTGAGCAGCTTAATTGAGCTTAATGCCACTGTCTGAACGCCTTGCCCATCTTTACAATACAATGATCCTGATTAGCTACTGGAGGAGTAAGCCTTGCCATCACCGATACGCGTTGCCATCCTGGGGGCCACTGGGGCCGTTGGAACAGAATTACTGGGACTACTGGCCAGCCGGAATTTTCCCCTGGCGGATTTAAAACTGTTAGCATCCCCCCGTTCTGTGGGTAAAACCCTGGAGTTTCGGGGGGAAAAGTTACCGATCCAGGCGGTGGACGGGTCAGCCTTTAAAGACTGTGACCTAGTATTAGCCTCCGCAGGGGGTTCCACCTCGAAACGTTGGGCCGAGGAAATTACCAAGGCTGGAGCGGTGATGGTGGATAATTCCAGTGCTTTTCGCATGGTGCCGGAAGTACCCCTAGTGGTGCCGGAAATTAATCCCGAGGCGGCCCAAGACCACCAGGGCATCATTGCCAACCCCAACTGCACGACAATTTTAATGGGGGTAGCGATTTATCCCTTGCACCAAATTCAACCCATTCAACGCATTGTGGTGGCCACCTATCAGTCCGCTAGTGGAGCTGGGGCCATGGCCATGGAGGAAGTCAAACACCAAAGTCGGGATATCCTGGCAGGGAAAACTCCGCAAGCTAAGATTTTGCCCTATCCCCTGGCGTTTAACCTCTTCCCCCACAATTCCCCGATCACAGCTAATTATTACTGTGAAGAGGAAATGAAAATGGTGCAGGAAACACGGAAAATTTTCGCCGCAGAAGAGATCAGAATTACGGCTACCTGTGTGCGGGTACCAGTGCTCCGGGCCCACTCAGAAGCAGTTAACTTAGAATTTTCCACCCCGTTCCCAGTGGAACTAGCCAAAACGGCGATCGCCAAGGCCCCAGGGGTAAAACTGGTGGAGGATTGGCAAAAAAATTATTTCCCCATGCCCATGGACGCCACAGGACAGGATGATGTTTTAGTGGGACGTATTCGCCAGGACATTTCCCACCTGAATGGTTTGGACCTATGGTTGTGCGGTGACCAGATTCGTAAAGGGGCGGCCCTCAATGCGGTGCAAATTGCCGAACTATTGGTGGAGCGGGGTTGGTTGTAGAATTTTTCCAAACCCGCTGATGATCACTTATCCGTTGCCCTTTTTCCGTTGAGATAGTCTATGGCTGATTTTGTAAACGCTTCCCCCTTTGGCTCTGTGTTAACTGCTATGGTCACCCCCTTCAATGCCGACGGCGGGGTTGATTATGGGGTAGCGGAAAAATTGGCTGACCATCTTATTACCCATGGTAGTGACGGCCTGGTGGTCTGTGGCACCACGGGGGAGTCCCCCACACTCTCCTGGGAGGAAGAGCATGAACTATTTCGGGTGGTTACACAAACCGTCGGCGATCGGGGTTCCGTCATTGCGGGCACCGGCTCCAACTGCACCCGAGAGGCCATGGAAGCGACCCAAATTGCGGCCAAGTTGGGGGTAGATGGTTCCCTCCAAGTGGTGCCTTACTATAACAAGCCGCCCCAGGAAGGTTTATTGGCCCATTTCGAGGCGATCGCCCGCTGTGCCCCGGAGTTGCCCATGATGTTGTATAACATTCCCGGCAGAACAGGCCAAAATTTGGCTCCGGAAACGGTGTGCCGTCTGGCGGAGGTGGAAAACATTGTGGCCATCAAAGAAGCCACCGGCAGTTTGGAGCAAGCTTCCCTGATCCGGGCCCAGACACCGGAAGATTTTGCCATCTATGCTGGGGATGATGTGCTCACTTTACCTCTCCTGGCCGTGGGAGGAGCCGGGGTGGTCAGCGTGGCCAGCCATCTCGTTGGCGATCGCCTACAGGCCATGGTGCAAAACTTTGCCCAGGGAGCAACGGCCCAAGCCCTCGAAATTCATTTGCAGTTAATCCCCCTATTTAAAATTCTCTTCTGTGCCACCAACCCCATCCCCGTCAAAACGGCCCTAGGACTCCAGGGTTGGCCCGTGGGAGCCTTCAGACCCCCTCTCTGTGCTCTGTCCTCCGGTCACACCGAACAACTGCAGACCGTACTAAGGGATTTAGCCTTACTTCCCTAGGGGAGAGAAGCCCGGGATAACTGTTGGGTCAACCGGAGGAAAATAGACTGGATCAAAGAAGAAAATTGACCTTAGCCATGTCAGTCAAAGGGCCGCAATAACTGGCCACAATAATTTTTGATCAATTATCATCAACACCATTGTTAAACCCCAACCCAATGTTGATAATTTCTCGATTTTTTTCTCAGCATAGGTACTTATCTGGAGAGTGTGTGCTAGAATGGCATGAACTTAAGAGCGAAGTAAGTTTTTCAATCCCGTCCAAACCTGAATAGATAATCCATCCTCTATGCAAGCTAGTTCATTACACCGATTAGCTACCAGCTTTAGCGTTTTCTCCCAAGGTTCCATAGTTTCCGAGTCCAGGATGAGCTAAGTTTTTCCCAATCAGTCTTCATTTCCGCTCTCCGGCACTAGAGCTTGCTTTCTCCCCAATGGCTTCAGAGATCACAAATACATTCACTCCCTGGGACTTTGCCAAAATTTGATTCTGCCCATCCCCATTCCCCAAGAAACCAGGTGGAATACTAACCAAAAGATTGAATTGCATTGGTCATTTGCTGGTCACTTAGCCCCACTTTTGCTCTATTCAAGCCTCAGTTTTTCTTTGATTTCTTCAAGTTGTGCCGCAACTGTTGATTTTTTCTAGCTAAATTACAACGTTTTTTTATTTACACTATGGCTAAAAATACCCAAACCCCTACCCTCAAAATTCTTCCCCTCGGTGGCCTGCACGAAATTGGCAAAAACACCTGTGTCTTTGAGTACGACGATGAAATTTTACTGCTCGATGCTGGACTCGCTTTTCCCACCGATGACATGCATGGCGTCAATGTTGTACTGCCCGATATGACCTATTTGAGGGAAAATCGCGAGAAAATTAAGGGCATGGTGGTTACCCACGGCCACGAAGACCACATTGGTGGCATCGCCTATCACCTCAAACAGTTTGACATTCCCATTATCTACGGCCCCAGGCTAGCCATGGCCCTACTGCGGGACAAACTGGAGGAAGCGGGCATGCTAGAGCGCACCAATTTACAAACCGTCTCCCCCCGGGAAATGGTGCGTTTGGGTAAATCCTTTGTGGTGGAGTTTATCCGCAACACCCACTCCATTGCCGACAGTTACTGCCTGGCCATCCACACGCCCCTGGGGGTAGTTATGCACAGCGGGGACTTTAAAATTGACCATACCCCCATTGATGGCGAATTTTTCGACCTGCAAAAGGTGGCGGAATATGGAGAAAAAGGAGTGCTTTGTTTACTGAGCGACTCCACCAATGCGGAAGTACCGGGCATTACCCCCTCCGAGGCCTCCGTCATTCCTAATCTAGACCGGGTTTTTTCCCAGGCGGAAGGTCGTTTGATGGTGACTACCTTTGCTTCTTCCGTGCACCGGGTCAATATTATTCTCAGCTTGGCCCAAAAACATCAGCGGAAAGTGGCGGTGGTGGGACGGTCGATGCTCAATGTCATTGCCCATGCCCGTAAGTTGGGTTACATCAAATGCCCAGACAATTTGTTTGTGCCCTTGAAGGCGGCCCGCAATTTGCCGGACCAACAACAGTTAATTTTAACCACCGGCTCCCAGGGGGAACCCCTTGCGGCCATGACCCGGATTTCTAAGGGAGAACATCCCCAGATTAAGATTCGCCAGGGTGATACGGTGGTCTTTTCGGCTAATCCCATCCCCGGTAACACTATTGCGGTGGTTAACACCATCGATCGC is a window of Synechocystis sp. PCC 7338 DNA encoding:
- a CDS encoding aspartate-semialdehyde dehydrogenase, yielding MPSPIRVAILGATGAVGTELLGLLASRNFPLADLKLLASPRSVGKTLEFRGEKLPIQAVDGSAFKDCDLVLASAGGSTSKRWAEEITKAGAVMVDNSSAFRMVPEVPLVVPEINPEAAQDHQGIIANPNCTTILMGVAIYPLHQIQPIQRIVVATYQSASGAGAMAMEEVKHQSRDILAGKTPQAKILPYPLAFNLFPHNSPITANYYCEEEMKMVQETRKIFAAEEIRITATCVRVPVLRAHSEAVNLEFSTPFPVELAKTAIAKAPGVKLVEDWQKNYFPMPMDATGQDDVLVGRIRQDISHLNGLDLWLCGDQIRKGAALNAVQIAELLVERGWL
- the dapA gene encoding 4-hydroxy-tetrahydrodipicolinate synthase, with product MADFVNASPFGSVLTAMVTPFNADGGVDYGVAEKLADHLITHGSDGLVVCGTTGESPTLSWEEEHELFRVVTQTVGDRGSVIAGTGSNCTREAMEATQIAAKLGVDGSLQVVPYYNKPPQEGLLAHFEAIARCAPELPMMLYNIPGRTGQNLAPETVCRLAEVENIVAIKEATGSLEQASLIRAQTPEDFAIYAGDDVLTLPLLAVGGAGVVSVASHLVGDRLQAMVQNFAQGATAQALEIHLQLIPLFKILFCATNPIPVKTALGLQGWPVGAFRPPLCALSSGHTEQLQTVLRDLALLP
- a CDS encoding ribonuclease J, which translates into the protein MAKNTQTPTLKILPLGGLHEIGKNTCVFEYDDEILLLDAGLAFPTDDMHGVNVVLPDMTYLRENREKIKGMVVTHGHEDHIGGIAYHLKQFDIPIIYGPRLAMALLRDKLEEAGMLERTNLQTVSPREMVRLGKSFVVEFIRNTHSIADSYCLAIHTPLGVVMHSGDFKIDHTPIDGEFFDLQKVAEYGEKGVLCLLSDSTNAEVPGITPSEASVIPNLDRVFSQAEGRLMVTTFASSVHRVNIILSLAQKHQRKVAVVGRSMLNVIAHARKLGYIKCPDNLFVPLKAARNLPDQQQLILTTGSQGEPLAAMTRISKGEHPQIKIRQGDTVVFSANPIPGNTIAVVNTIDRLMMQGANVIYGKHQGIHVSGHASQEEHKMLLALTRPKFFVPVHGEHRMLVKHSQMAQAQGIPSENIVIVNNGDVIELTGDRIRVAGQVPSGIELVDQAGIVHESTMAERQQMAEDGLVTVAAALSKTGTLLAYPEVHCRGVVMTIQPKLLEELIVRTIENFLTERWSEFTHGSNGSTEVSWNALQKELESSLQRLIKRELQSSPMVLLMLQTDTPIELDQVPQSISVSSSTPTPRKKVVLTNKTPEPKVKAKPEKKVVATAEPSAQPVSTTKVYRRSRKRSTTSVSS